DNA sequence from the Vicia villosa cultivar HV-30 ecotype Madison, WI linkage group LG3, Vvil1.0, whole genome shotgun sequence genome:
ATGCGATGCAACAACAATGGTctcatgtatgtggtaccaatacTTCACTGATGACTCGGTCATcgttctccaaagatccccaccataggatcgatTCCCGCTTGGAATCGGAGCACATCACAATTTGCATTCAATCCACACAATGGGATTAAGGGTCGTCACTGAACCAATGGTCCTACAAAATCACTGGACTATTGTCCTACaaatatgctatgaatgcatggtGATCAACGTCACAAACTCAACGACCACGGCTAGtcaaaatggcatcatcattcatttattcatcaaacTCATGTCATTCTTCAACATACCACTACACAAGCCTCTTGGTCAACTCATTACACACAATCATCAATTAATCATGTTATCAATCAACACACAACATTCATCAAAGTCAAGTAGAGAAACACAAGAATTCACAAAACTAAGTTACATACAAAATGCCTTATAAACCTACCCAAACATGCATAGTAAATTCCAGAAAATTCtcagaaattataataaaatataagctTCCATATTctgaaatcatttttcaaaaatattaattttcgaTCCAAGAATCCACGCTAAGCGCGATATCTACTGTTATTAGGCTCGTTTTATTTTCAAAAGCGTGCTAAGCAGGCTCCAccacgctaagcgggctctgcaaTTTCTGCAGAAAATCCTGCGCGACCTGCATCAAACCAGTCCCaaaattttacccaaaaacagatTTTAATCATGATTTTCCTGCAATTTAAGGTCTATTAACCTAGTTCTAACATGGACTAATTATCTTAAACACCAAATTACAAACATTCATCATACCTCTAATGATCTTCATCAAACCCTAGACCTCCAAATTCATAAACATGGTGGATTTGACTCTAGATCATATTATCATTCACCAATTCATCAATTAATAGCATCATACAATACAAACAAAATAATCCAATCAATCATCATGGTATTTCATCAAAATTATCAATTCCTCATAAAATCCCAAACCAAAAACCACATACAATTATCAATCTCTCAAGGCATACATAATAATTAGGATAACCCCCTTACCATATGTTATTAGCTTGATTGATTCCCCTTTCAAATTCCTACAGTTGATATTCTCGTTCTCCTCTTCTTGCCCTAACTCTCTCTTCTTTCACGTTTTCTCCAAAATTTTACTATAATAAAAATCTTTCATTTTTCCTCTTTTGATTTAGTTAGCCTTAAGACCCTTATTGTGAACTTCTTAATATACCCTTACCAGCTCCATCTCATAttatctctttatttttattttatttaaataacaatgCTAATTAGAACTATATTTTTCTACTATTCTTAACTAACACCTCAAGTCTACTACCCCACACTAgagttgtcaaaatgggctaccaGGCCCTAAACGGGTCGGCCCATGCGGGACCCCGGACTTTTCAGGGCCGGGCccaaaaaactcatttttaaatGGGCTCCATTTTTACTACCCAGGCCCAGCCCTGTCTGGActgcgggctacccggccctaaatgggcctcggccctaaacgggcctatttctaaaaaaacaaaaatttctccttatttttttaataaccatGCAATTGCatgcaataatatatatatatatatatatatatatatatatatatatatatatatatatatattaattttcatatctaaaattacgatttctaaataatctatctaagttacaattaaaatgtaaaacaacataTTAACTTAATTTCAACTATTCAAAATACATCAGAAATTATCCAATGTAACatacaaaattaaataacttgttccaacaaattttaagatataaatattcatgacaattataattttataacattCATACGGGCTACCAATGGCCCATACGGGCCggcccatattttttagggctttttagggccggGCTTAAAAAGGCCCGAATGTAAATGGGCTCGAAAAATAAGGTCCGAGCCCTAACTATTTTCGGGCCTGATGGGccggcccatgggcttcggcctattttgacagctctaccccACACATATCAACATAAACATCACACCTCACATAATCTCATCGATATATTCATCGTTATTCGTATAATCACAtcaaaatatcaaataataatttaaataattaaatctaaatatCGGAGTGTTACAACACGTGTCTCACATCAGAACGAGAGCAATTTTAATCGCCTATTCTATATAAGATATATCACATACCATAAAATATAGAGTAATGCTATTCATACACCCAATtgttacaccaatacttacacccatgagtactttacagtagtcattaaatttggttaatgcagtgtaaaaacttggttaatgtagtaataaagttggttaatgcaacatccagatattaaaaataatttttagcagtcatcaaacttggttaatgtattaataaagttggttaatgcaacatccagatattaaaaatattttttaacagtcatcaaacttggttaatgcagtgtaaaaacttggttaatgcagtaatgaagttggttaatgcacatccaggtattaaaaataagcgtccgtacatgaatagtatccGTCCGTATATGAATAGTATTCGTCCATACATAAATAGTGtagtccgtacatgaacagtgtcgtccgtacatacggtgtaaGTGTAAGATTTGATGTAAGAATAATATTTTGGTAAAATATATTACTCACTCACTCCTACAAAATCACCCATCTATAATATCATACCgccgtaaaaaaaaaaaaaactcaaatgttATATCACCAATATTCGGTTTCACACGAGAATAGTTTTCAATCCTAATTTAAAAATCGTTTATAAAAACAGACATCATCAATGTAGTGGTTCAATCCTTGCTTTCTTTAATTTTCTAAACGTTTATTGCATTTCAAAGATGAATgataattatttagtattttctacacaaacatcatttcattagcaAGAAGATGAGGCGTATTCAACTAACAAATGACTACTTTTGATTAAGACAACTAATTAAGTCATATTTATCAAACAAAAAAGAATGTAATAAAAAGATGATAGTTACAACACGACTGTACTTAACGATAAGAAGGAGCGCGTTTCAATTATTTCCACGTCAGATTTGCTGTTTGCCACTTTGCCTTCGATTTGACGAAACAAAGAATATTcaacaaaattaacaaaaataaaaaaattaagaatcacaattatttcaataaaaaaataataagaatctCAATTATGCTGTTTTTTCATTAATAAATATGCATAGCTCTACGAGTAAACTAAACGGAGAAGAAAATCGATCTCTCTTCATTTCACTCCCAAAACCAAATTATTGTTCTTCtctatttttctcattttaatccCAATTTTCGTTGGTGTCGTAACATATCTATTTGATTTCACTACTCATTTGtttcttgtttttgttgtttttgttatatCTTTCCCTTCACGTGAAAGTGAAGAACTTATCTAAACCTTGCTCATATATTTTCCGTGAAATTTGTTTTCAtaacaattttgaaaaatattctaCTCGTCAAACAGAATTTGGTCGTTGGAACAAGAAAATATATGGTTGATATGAAGATGAGATCCATATTATgggtattattgttgttgtttggtTGTTTTGGGATTGTTTACGGTGAAAGAAAGTTTGTGAAAATTCAAGTACCAAGTTTTAATGTTACTTCTACGATGATTCAAGAACATAGTTTTCTCAGAAAAGCTGTTAATTTCTTATGGAAATCAGATGGATCGGGTTATACACACGTGTGGCCGGTAagcttgattttgtttttgtttttgtcttAGTTAAACCTAAATtggaagtaatttttttttatttgattttggttgattttgttttgtttctgaAAAAGTTGTTTATTGTTGTTATGTTTTTAGGAAATGGAATTTGGGTGGCAAATTGTGTTAGGTTCTTTTATTGGATTTTGTGGGGCTGCGTTTGGAAGTGTTGGTGGAGTTGGTGGTGGAGGCATATTTGTTCCTATGCTTAGTCTTATTATTGGTTTTGATCCTAAAACATCTACGGCTATTTCTAAATGTAAGACACCTCGTTCTCTATTAATATCTCGGTTTTTTCAGAGTCGTCTTAAATTTTTAgtaaaaattacaattatttTAGGAATTTTATTATCCACATATCTGCGAATTGTTACTTGAGTTATAGTCTGTCTGACATGCCCTCAAAATGACTGTTTTTAGTCTGGTCAATTTTAAACTATGAACATATATCTCTCTTACTTCGTACAAGAATTTATTCATCAAAACTTGCTGTTACTTTCAGATGATTATTTCAATCACCTGAGGTGGCCCATACATAATAAATCATGAATGCAATTCTTATCCTATCTACAGTACCCCTAGtggaaaatattgaattttaaagtTATTCTACTAGTTCAACattaaatggaaataaagttgaaaaatataattaatattgtaTCCAATATTAATATTGATAGTGATAAGTTAAACACCTTAAAAACTATTAAGGTCTTTGAAGCACATACGACTTTAAAGTTAAAAGTTAAGTGTGTCTCTATGTCTGACACGCGtgattttttattagtttttgtgCAGTGGCGtgctattttatttaaattgttaatatttttttaattttttttaaattatcagTGTCAACGTGTGCGTGTATGCGTCTTTGTCGTGTATAGTCTCGGGGTATGTGATTTATGGTGTATTGTGTTTGTTTCAGGTATGATCATGGGTGCAGCTCTGTCAACTGTTTACTACAACCTTAGGCTAAGACATCCAACCTTAAACATGCCAATAATTGACTATGATTTGGCACTTCTGATTCAACCTATGCTCATGCTTGGTATCAGTATTGGAGTGGTCTTCAATGTTGTATTTCCTGATTGGATGGTCACTATATTGCTTATTATTCTTTTCTTAGGTAACCATTCATTCAATGTCTTTTTCAATTATgtattcttgtttttttttgttgctccTCCATAACTAGTAAATTTTTTTACTCTTATGTAGGAACATCAACAAAAGCATTCTTTAAAGGGATGGAGACATGGAATAAGGAAACCATAATGAAAAAGGTCTCATTTATTTTTTCATATGGTCTAATGTTTTCACtgcattttgaaaaaaaaattgttatttttgttaatattttcttGACAAATTACATTagaaattttttatttctaactgTTTAAACTTTGTTTTTTATTCATTCTAGGAGGCTGCTAGGAGACAAGAATCAGTTGGTGAGTTCAGTTACTATTTATTACTAACATTTACCAAAACAATAATGTGGTTCTGGCTATGAAACACAGACACATACGCATGTCACACCTGTaataatctaaaaaaataaataaattgaacatAATCACATAATCACAAGTGTTAGTGTCTGTGTGTGACACTAGCGTAGTGTCTGTGTGTGACACTAGCACTGAACACATCTTTTTTTATAAGTGTCGGGGCTACAGAGGATTCTGGTTTATTTTTTTCTGATGTCAAAATGGATGCAATTTCTCATTGGTTAGGTTCAGGAGAATACAAAGCTCTTCCAACTGGACCAGATGCTGCCACTGAAAAGGAAGACACCAAGGTACATGAAGCCATTATGTACCGGAGAGAAGTTATTATTAATCATAGTGATATTAATGCTCATTTTACGACGGTTTCTGAGGGAATTTGAACTCCCGCTTTTAAGATTATAACGACAAACTCTTACTACTGAACTGACACTAACTTCTTACTGATATAATTCTAATTCGGAAATTTGCAGGTGTCTATGTTTGAAAATGTTTACTGGAGGGAGTTTGGGCTACTAATGTTTGTTTGGGTTTCATTCCTTGCATTACAGATTGTTAAGGTTTGCTCTTTCATCACAGTTAATTTAATGCATAATAATATCATTGATAACATTCGCTTCGTCTAAATTGAAACCGATAATATCTTGACAGCAAAAATACACAACTACATGTTCGACAGCATATTGGGTACTGAACTTGTTGCAGGTGAGAATTATGTCCTATTATCGCGCAACTTTTGTGAATTTGTATCTGAAAAATGAAGAGTTTGAATCATGTTTACATGTTATGTACGCAGATTCCAATCTCCGTTGGGGTAACTGCGTACGAGGCAACTATGTTGTTCACTGGAAGAAGAGTAATAGCTTCTGTTGGTGATCAAGGGAAAGAATTTACCGTTTTCCAGCTAGCGATCTATTGTGTCTTCGGCATATTGGCCGGTATAGTCGGTGGAATGCTGGGACTAGGAGGCGGATTCATTATGGGTCCACTTTTTCTCGAGCTCGGTGTTCCTCCTCAAGTGAGCTTCAAATATCTTGTTCATTAGACAGTTTGTTAGTTAGCGCGGTTAGGAACCGGATTCATTGTCTTATATGGTGCAGGTATCAAGCGCAACGGCCACGTTTGCAATGACATTCTCCTCGTCTATGTCTGTCGTGGAATACTACTTGCTGAAAAGATTTCCAGTTCCTTATGGTTCGTGCTCGCGAGAAATTCTAGATTACGTTTTAGTATTCTATAATATTCGGTTTTGTGCGataaaattgatttgattttgactAATGTTGATTTTTGTTAATGTGACAAACAGCTCTTTACTTAAGCCTGGTGGCTACTGTTGCAGCCTTGGTTGGACAACATATTGTGAGAAGACTTATTATATTGTTTGGAAGAGCTTCTCTTATCATCTTTATTCTAGCCGGCACAATATTTATCAGCGCAGTCTCACTAGGTAAGTATATCGattattaaatcagggttgtgtGCAATCCCATCTAGATTGTCTGACCGCCCGATTTAGATCAGACTCAGACGGTTCAGATTTTGAATTcggttttttagttttaaaaaactaAATTCTAAAAATTTGTAAGCTTATGAGTTGTAACACATTTTTTTCACTCATTTTGTTAGGTGGAGTTGGCATTTCAAATATGGTGCACAAGATTGCAATGCATGAATATATGGGATTTGAGAACATATGCAAATATGGGTCATAGCACTTTTATGAAGATTATTTTTTTAGTGTGTTTACATTATATCCAAGTTAGGCCAAGAGCAAAGGTGGCCAAGATAGATTTTTTATCATGTTAGAAGgtgtaatttttttctttgttattGCCAAGTTATGGAGTGATGCTGTAGGAAACTCAGAAACTTGTATTTTTTCACCTTGTTCAAGTCATTTAGATTTTTAAGACTTATGTGATGTGAATCTTATTGTGTCATTCAATGAAAATTTGACAATAATCCGGTTTGTGAAATGCTAGTAATATTCAATAGCTCACTATTGATTGGTCAGAATAATGAGAATAATTTATTTAGGTTCTactcattttatatttatattagtgGGTCTactcattttgttttgtttgttttggtgtgcgtgtgtgtggtctagcggtgaatcgcttgggtcttgagagtgacctcctctcaaggtctcaggttcgaaacctgctagatacaaattgcttattaaaaaaaaatttaaaagggaCCCATTctcttaaattatattaattttgtttgacTTTTGTGGGAGGGGTCTATTATTTTAAATCTGTACCACCTAATCTCtccgttttgttttgttttttctgaACTTTTGAGCACATGATGAATATTAATATAaacttttgtaatttttaaaCTCTAGGAGTTTAATGTTCATTATTCGTCTCacataaaaataagggtttaatatacttcactcCCCTGCCAACATAGTGAGTTTCAGTTTGGCccccttgaatgtttttttttacgAAATGCCCCTTATAAAATCCAAAACCTGGATTTACCAAACCCTTTTACCACatttgctgactgggctttgacttGCTGGATGATGTGGCAGATTTAATCTTTCTTCCCTCACTTTGCATGCACATCCAAAGAAACTTATCCAAATTCATTCTCAGCCAAAATCAAACCATAAAAAAACCATTAATCTCATACATTCACTCAAAACCATCAAAACCATATTATCACCAACTCTTTCAAACCAAAACCAAATTCCATGTTTATAAAACCTGTAACAAAATAATAAGCAAACCCTTTGAATGTTATATGACCAAAACCAAAACATACTCATTTCTTAAATCTGTAACCGCAACAGCAAAAAAGAAGTTCAAACTGCTACTGGTAATAGTTATGGAGACTTTTAAAACTATAATATAAATACTACAAATTATACCAGTACGAGAGATGGGGATCCATCCAATCCAACTCAAGCTCAAAGTTACTCGCGGCCTAAAATCAAGCTAGTTGTTTAATTCTGCTTCAGAACCACCCGTTCCTGGTTCCACGTGAGCTTCTCAATGTGGCTATTTAATTATATTCAGCTTGTACTGTTATGTCTCTTTGCATATCAGTTGACAACCTTTGATGTGATTTACTTAGGTTGGCATTCTTTAAAGTCAAAGTTCGTTTTCTGAATGCAGGAAAATGGAAGCAATCTCTAGTGACATTCACCCATACATTAACAAGAAATTACATCATATTCGTGATTGCTTGTCAATAATTATTATAACACTTGGCTTTTATTGacagtaaaatataataattttcagAATTCATTTAAGGGAAGAAAGTAAGTAAAATACTATACTCATCCAAGATCAAAAGATTTTAGTGAATCAAGTCATGGCTTGGAAAATAGATTGGATTGGAAAATAGTCCAACAGTTTTGAAGTTTGATCAAACTGAGTGTGACTATAGTTTCTACAAGTTAGGATTTATTTCATCATCTGAATGAGTGTAGTTGTGGTTATGGTTGTGCCTCATCTTCAATTTCCAACAACTTGCGCTTCAGAGCTGACATATTTCATAGGATGACTCACTTGGGAAATAGACTATAGACTAGCCATATGTGATTTGATTTGTCAGTGATAAGATCTCCATCAACAGTTACTGGAAGAAAGGCAACGTGGCTTAATGGCGCATACAGTGTCATCTGAGGCATCCAATAGGAACTTGTTGTCACTATTGGATAACGAGGTGCTATAGAAAATACTACACAACATAAATGGCCAATAATATTATGTCCATTGTCCTGCATAACGGGAGCttattttgaatcaatttttgGATCTGAGAAAAGAAGCTATAGAACACTATATCTTTACCTCATTTTTGCTTTTATTGTTATTTGTCATGTTTTAGAGATGGAAAAATGAAGCTGATAGGGTCAAAGTGCTATCTGAGAAGCACAGACGCGGTGCAGTAGCAAGGTCTGTAAGAGCGTTGAAGCAGAAAAAGAAAAGCTGTTATGCAAATGGATCTAAGGGTAGTATGAGTTTATGTTGCACTAATGGAAAATGAAAGCTTTTAATGgttaaactagtaacaaacccgtgcattcgcacgggttctggtacgggatgcgcatttgtttcagatttatattttttttaatagaaaaatgtctggtacccgtaaaaaataataattaaatgtatagaaaaaaatctggtacctgtgaaaaaataataattgaatgtatagaaaaatgtctggtacccgtgaaaaaataagaattgaatatatagaaaaatgtctggtacccgtaaaaacatttagattAATAAGaccatttaataaaaaaacttaaaaatttaactaaaatgacatatatttttataaacacgtTTAAATATGTATGAAACgtgcattttttttatatatgcatCAATTgtacaaatattaataattaatttatatgtatACTCATAGTATAATTATAATACAAGTTGGTATCCAAATCTAGAGTATTGCTTTTTATCCCAGAGAAAATTAGATTAATTTATCTAGtcatttaataaaaattgggGATAAATttgaagataattttttttttctcttttattggtATAACATAAAATCTATTTaagttaataatatttaatatttttcctTGAAGATAAAGTGTTTCTCTCTTAAACAATttctaatatataaaaatattttttttaataatagtataaaacaaatattatcattattgattattatcatcaattattaacaaaacaaatatgatcatcaactcaaaacagcagaataaaaaataatggaaagatttgattttaattagttaaaatatttaaaattgatcGCAtagaatcaattaattaaaatacaattgttattttcaaaaaatataatgCAATTTCTCGATGCAAAgtacaacaaaattaaaattggtACTTATTTGATTAATCTATTTTTAAGGGATAATTTATTCCATATTAAAAGTGATACTTATTTAAAATGAGAATATAGTAGCGATGGTGACATGAAGTTTGGTAAATGTGATCAAAatgatatataatatattaatgcaAGAAGAAAGCATAGCAACATCATGAGATGTGTGTTGTGTTGTCCCGTCACAGCAGAAATAAAACCTAGCTATAATCACGTGATCATTACTATTAAAAAATGCATTGATGTCCACACATCacattgaaattttattttttttatctatcttTGATCGATTCAACTTCTttgtattatttcttttattctcaCACCAGTTAATTTATTTACACtaagtaataaaaatattatatttaaaaaatcatgtTGTCTTTTCTTTTTGGTAAACATGAATATACTTATAATTACCATAAATATCAAatattgatattaaattaaaataaatcacacaataattataaaataattaaagttaaaaatcaatgttGCATTAAAAATTAACAAACCCATGCATACGCACGAGTTATATTTTTTGGGTGGGATATGATTTTGGACGCGCACTTGTTTGCAAACTGTCCTAAAAATATgaagttgaaaaaaaaaataaaaaaaataaagaataaaagtaaatttaaattgaaatagtTATACATCtaaaaaaatgaaatgtaaaCAATAATATCAAGAATAAATTgatttaagataaaaactattgtaacttttattaaataaatcaatcgttttagtttttttatcaaataagataattattatataagagattatacaattttaaaatatatactgAATCTTTTTAATAAACTATCTTAATCTTTTTcacatatttgaaatatatgatCCATAAATTTctatgaaaaatataataatttgtgTGTTTCTCAAATTTTGGTACTGATACCCGTTTTCTTGACATAAACGATTATTTTAATGAATAATTGCCCGTACATTATCAAAACTGTTTCACCAAAATTGTttacaaaatataatattaaaaaaatgaaaaaaaaaattaattacaataGAATAGAATTTTTTTGAGTAAATTACATTTCATTTATAAAATATACATatagagaaaaaagaaaagatgtgATATAACAATTATTGAGAAAActaaaatttatgttaattttttttttttttttttttttgctatttgcaccggtgtcgacccaccacaggtgggccactaatccggctcgtgcggagaggcatgcgcactggccaaacaagattgttccgcctgggaatcgaactcggtattccccgaatacgtccttggacggggctccttgccaatggagctcaaccgcttggttaatttttatgttaatttaagtaatcataaaaagataaaaagttgctaaaaattaaaatgtataaaaaaacatttaaagttcataaaaaatatttaagagaattaaatatataaaaaaataaattaagtacaaaagaaatattatattaaaattaataaaaaaatataatatgtttAATTAATGATTAAATGATGTCTATCCAAGAATTGTCTGCTTTAAGTTAAACCAAAATCATGTCACAACAGAGAAAAAAAGACAGCTGTATATAATATGTAGTCCATCATTAAAAGATTCTAATCTTCattattatcaaaattttatttatgttttttacttttcttctaataatatttttatctatacttatattgtttcttttttcacggttaacttattttttttagtttgaaaattatttatcaaaattttTGAAGTGACATtcctttaaataaaataacagaaaaaaattcaaaataaacagAAATGAGAAAAACTGTTTTCACAAATATAACGTTTATATAAATATTGATGCTTTAAAAAATAACTATGCACCCCCATATTTATATACATAACTAAGCACCCCACAAAGAAAATACGTTTTAATACACATCATATTACAAGAAGAAATATTTTAATACAGACATCAACACCAAATACTATGCACTCCCACAAAtccaaatattatatatatatatatatatataaataattactattaattaatataattattaaatcttTGGTAGAACATTAATCATGTGTCAAACCACAATAATATTCTCCTTAAATGCATATCAAATTTAcatcatttaaattaaatacaaatcaaaattttCAATGATTTTGAATATTAGTTTCAGCTTCCAAGCTTTTGTTCTCAACAAAATCTTCTTTTTCTCCCTTccaacaaaaacacaaacactaaaTAAGCATCTTCCATAAGAAATAATGTAATAAAAAACAatgcaaaagaaaataataaaataatttcaaattttttccGATTAATTCTCCTTTAGATAGATAAAAACAACATCCATAATCAAAACTTaatcaaacttaaaaaattaaaaattaattttgccAACTTTCGAATTTGGTTTCTTTTTTCAAGTCCTTGATAAAATAACATCCATGGATATTTGcaaaatatttcaatatttttagtTGTAAGGGTAGTTGCTCATAAACAAAACAACAATACTAAAAGACAGATACATTTATTTAATAGACATTTTGGAGGAAATAGAATGAAAATATTTAGAATGTATTTTATGAAGTTTATTTTCATCATAAAATCACAGATTTATTTGATAAATAGTAtgaaatcaaagtaaaaataattattaagcaaaaaaataagaaagaattcCCAAGAAACATGAGAAtagtaaaaagaaaatcaaaccaaacacacAAAAAAGAGATATGGATTAGGGTTGAAAAGATATGGAGATTCATTAGTCTATGAATCTGTCAACATTTTGAAATTGAAGAGATATGGTTTGAATTAGGGTTGAAGAAACAGATCTGAGAATTAAAAATTTGGGGAGAAAAGTGAAGGAAGAGAAAGAGAGGACGTGAGAAAAAAAGAGGAAGATAAAAGTCATAAATTTAGGAGAGGCAATAAGAGAGGTTAATGAACCAAACTTCTCATAGAAGCTatacttatattttatttaataaaataaaaataatataaattggaAAAAGTAGTAGCATAGAAGCAAGGAAAGAACAAATGGTTTGTATGGAAGCAAGGAAAACCAAAAATGCAAGTAAAGTAGGTAGGTAAATAGCCAGCTAGGTAGTCATTTGATGGG
Encoded proteins:
- the LOC131660038 gene encoding sulfite exporter TauE/SafE family protein 3-like, whose product is MVDMKMRSILWVLLLLFGCFGIVYGERKFVKIQVPSFNVTSTMIQEHSFLRKAVNFLWKSDGSGYTHVWPEMEFGWQIVLGSFIGFCGAAFGSVGGVGGGGIFVPMLSLIIGFDPKTSTAISKCMIMGAALSTVYYNLRLRHPTLNMPIIDYDLALLIQPMLMLGISIGVVFNVVFPDWMVTILLIILFLGTSTKAFFKGMETWNKETIMKKEAARRQESVGSGEYKALPTGPDAATEKEDTKVSMFENVYWREFGLLMFVWVSFLALQIVKQKYTTTCSTAYWVLNLLQIPISVGVTAYEATMLFTGRRVIASVGDQGKEFTVFQLAIYCVFGILAGIVGGMLGLGGGFIMGPLFLELGVPPQVSSATATFAMTFSSSMSVVEYYLLKRFPVPYALYLSLVATVAALVGQHIVRRLIILFGRASLIIFILAGTIFISAVSLGGVGISNMVHKIAMHEYMGFENICKYGS